Proteins encoded within one genomic window of Lysinibacillus sphaericus:
- a CDS encoding cell division protein FtsQ/DivIB: MEKVIDIEDRIPTLKLRRKKRTNRKFIVLILLFFLVLAVLLYFQSPYSDIKNITVNGAKLADEQYYLDASTLAPGKSMWGFTVKDVEQAILKDKWVQEVQVKRKWLRGVTIDIKEWKKVAYLAGDGTYYPLLENGKKFEQAGDNIPIDAPVFIGITGEKTINKLVEQLARLKPEVLALISQVNTNSNEANPNAVKLYMNDGYEVRAVIPTLAEKLNYYPSIVAQIADLEKGVIDIEVGSYYRPFNDEYNKVNIDMEDNPDGKVANQEVNEDEQQETE; encoded by the coding sequence ATGGAGAAAGTAATTGATATAGAAGATCGCATCCCTACGCTAAAACTGCGACGAAAAAAGCGTACAAATCGTAAATTCATAGTCCTAATATTACTTTTCTTTTTGGTGCTAGCTGTACTCCTTTATTTTCAATCTCCTTACAGTGATATTAAAAACATTACGGTGAACGGTGCTAAACTAGCTGACGAGCAATATTACTTAGATGCTAGTACACTTGCACCAGGAAAGTCGATGTGGGGTTTTACGGTTAAAGATGTAGAACAGGCTATACTAAAGGACAAATGGGTGCAAGAGGTACAAGTGAAGCGTAAATGGCTGAGAGGCGTAACGATTGATATTAAGGAATGGAAAAAAGTTGCGTATCTAGCGGGTGATGGAACCTATTACCCATTATTAGAGAACGGTAAAAAATTTGAGCAAGCTGGCGACAATATCCCGATTGATGCGCCCGTTTTTATTGGCATAACGGGGGAAAAGACCATTAACAAGCTTGTAGAACAATTAGCCCGTTTAAAACCTGAAGTTTTAGCTTTAATCTCACAAGTCAATACTAACAGTAATGAGGCCAATCCTAATGCGGTCAAGCTTTATATGAATGACGGCTATGAAGTACGTGCAGTGATACCAACATTAGCTGAAAAGCTAAATTATTATCCATCCATTGTTGCGCAAATTGCAGATTTAGAAAAGGGAGTTATCGACATAGAAGTCGGCTCTTATTACCGTCCCTTTAATGATGAGTACAACAAAGTGAACATTGATATGGAGGACAACCCTGATGGAAAAGTGGCCAATCAGGAAGTGAATGAAGATGAACAACAAGAAACAGAATAG
- the ftsZ gene encoding cell division protein FtsZ, with the protein MLEFDTSVDQLAVIKVIGVGGGGNNAVNRMIEHGVQGVDFIAVNTDAQALNLSKAEIKLQIGTKLTRGLGAGANPEVGKKAAEESREQLEEVLRGADMVFVTAGMGGGTGTGAAPVIAQIARDLGALTVGVVTRPFTFEGRKRQTQAIGGIGGMKEAVDTLIVIPNDKLLQIVDKSTPMLEAFREADNVLRQGVQGISDLIATPGLINLDFADVKTIMSNKGSALMGIGIATGENRAAEAAKKAISSPLLESSIDGAKGVLMNITGGSNLSLFEVQEAADIVASASDEEVNMIFGSVINENLKDEIIVTVIATGFSEEALQQHRGNARPSINNNRQAAPQQQAPIREQRQEVHVQQEQPRQNHQNYAQDDMLEVPAFLRNRKNRG; encoded by the coding sequence ATGTTAGAATTTGATACAAGTGTCGATCAACTTGCAGTTATAAAAGTCATTGGTGTGGGTGGTGGCGGTAACAACGCTGTTAACCGAATGATAGAGCATGGTGTACAAGGCGTTGATTTTATCGCTGTGAACACGGATGCACAGGCTTTAAATTTATCGAAAGCTGAAATTAAGCTACAAATCGGTACAAAGCTTACACGTGGTTTAGGAGCAGGAGCTAATCCAGAAGTAGGGAAAAAAGCGGCAGAAGAAAGCCGTGAACAATTAGAAGAAGTATTACGCGGAGCGGATATGGTATTCGTTACAGCTGGAATGGGCGGAGGCACAGGTACTGGTGCTGCACCAGTTATCGCACAAATTGCCCGTGATTTAGGAGCTCTAACAGTAGGTGTCGTAACACGTCCGTTTACTTTTGAAGGGCGCAAACGACAAACACAGGCAATCGGTGGTATCGGAGGCATGAAAGAAGCTGTAGATACTTTGATTGTCATTCCAAACGACAAGCTCTTACAAATTGTCGACAAATCGACTCCGATGCTGGAAGCTTTCCGTGAAGCGGATAACGTTTTACGTCAAGGTGTACAAGGTATTTCGGATTTAATTGCAACACCAGGTCTTATCAACCTAGACTTTGCGGACGTAAAAACAATTATGTCTAACAAAGGTTCTGCGTTAATGGGTATTGGTATTGCGACAGGTGAAAATCGTGCTGCAGAAGCTGCTAAAAAAGCAATTTCAAGTCCGTTACTCGAATCATCTATTGATGGCGCTAAAGGTGTACTGATGAACATTACAGGTGGTTCTAACCTAAGCTTATTTGAAGTACAAGAAGCGGCAGATATTGTGGCATCGGCTTCAGATGAAGAAGTGAATATGATTTTCGGTTCGGTTATTAATGAAAATTTAAAAGATGAAATCATTGTTACGGTGATTGCAACAGGCTTCTCAGAAGAGGCATTACAACAACACCGAGGAAATGCGCGTCCGAGCATTAATAACAATCGACAAGCTGCTCCACAACAACAAGCGCCAATTCGTGAGCAACGTCAAGAAGTTCATGTACAACAAGAACAACCGCGTCAAAATCATCAAAATTATGCACAAGATGATATGTTAGAAGTACCTGCATTTTTACGTAACCGTAAAAATCGTGGATAA
- a CDS encoding DUF881 domain-containing protein — MNNKKQNSKGNFFTRKQFELLIVCITTGFIIGYSYNQAKDNRQSSAIKSELFEQEDSYREELIEQQERNKELTEEANMLQEKIRHYEKKFASNEKDSKNLVQEAEDLRLLLGDLDSEGKGIRITLQDGDYDPKSVNPNDYIVHESHVFKLLNELKISGAQAIAINGQRVMANSYIRCNGPVITIDGKQHPAPFVIEAIGDSATLRASLNLSGGVVDQLLNDNIVVSLEENQKLMMPNVKVES; from the coding sequence ATGAACAACAAGAAACAGAATAGCAAAGGGAATTTCTTTACGAGGAAACAATTTGAGCTGCTCATCGTTTGCATAACAACTGGGTTTATCATCGGCTATTCTTACAACCAAGCGAAGGACAATCGCCAAAGTAGCGCCATTAAATCAGAGCTATTTGAACAAGAAGATTCATATCGTGAGGAGCTCATTGAACAACAAGAGCGCAATAAAGAACTCACAGAAGAAGCCAACATGTTACAAGAAAAGATTCGGCACTATGAAAAGAAATTTGCATCAAATGAAAAGGATTCTAAGAACTTAGTTCAAGAAGCAGAAGATTTACGATTATTGTTAGGTGATTTAGATTCAGAAGGAAAGGGTATACGTATTACACTTCAAGATGGTGATTACGATCCTAAATCTGTAAACCCTAATGATTATATCGTCCACGAAAGTCATGTTTTTAAGTTGCTAAATGAATTAAAAATTTCTGGAGCACAAGCGATTGCCATTAATGGACAACGGGTCATGGCGAATTCTTATATTAGATGTAATGGCCCTGTTATTACAATTGACGGCAAGCAACACCCAGCTCCATTTGTCATCGAGGCAATTGGGGATTCGGCGACACTCCGCGCTTCATTGAACTTAAGTGGTGGTGTAGTAGATCAGTTGCTAAATGACAACATTGTGGTGTCCTTAGAAGAAAATCAAAAGTTAATGATGCCTAATGTCAAAGTAGAAAGTTAA
- a CDS encoding small basic family protein — MWLPFLGLVLGLALGLLTNIQIPSIYENYLSIAVLAALDTLFGGIRAQLQQVYDDKVFVSGFFFNIVLAAGLAFLGVNLGVDLYLAAIFAFGVRLFQNIAIIRRILLTRLDEKRHNKKKTSIE, encoded by the coding sequence ATGTGGCTACCATTTCTAGGTTTGGTGCTTGGACTAGCATTAGGCTTGTTAACAAATATCCAAATCCCCTCTATTTATGAAAATTATTTGTCTATAGCAGTGCTGGCTGCTTTAGATACGTTATTTGGCGGTATACGAGCTCAATTACAGCAAGTATATGACGATAAAGTATTTGTATCAGGTTTCTTTTTTAATATAGTTCTTGCGGCGGGACTGGCATTTTTAGGTGTGAATTTAGGTGTAGACTTATATTTAGCAGCCATTTTCGCTTTTGGAGTACGTTTGTTCCAAAATATAGCAATCATTAGGCGTATTTTACTAACTCGGTTAGATGAAAAACGTCACAACAAGAAGAAAACTTCCATAGAATGA
- a CDS encoding DUF881 domain-containing protein — MKKNMYTRITIVLFIIGLMIAVQYNTIQKPAERDTRDIWAIREELAEEKKRHSTLLADIRSLNEVVGRYEQSEKTNLQGVLNETVNRLKQQAGLTDITGPGVILRVEPAPELVAMGYEIKEISPDLLTQLLNELFKYDAASVAIDGNRIVHTTAIRDINGRTTVNSVALSSPPFEIYVGTTTFKAAQKMYNSIQASTFIDSFYLDNFNLVIEEPTELVTIPAFDQPLTNDYLTEVKKGE, encoded by the coding sequence TTGAAAAAAAATATGTACACCCGAATAACGATCGTGCTATTTATTATCGGTTTGATGATAGCGGTACAATACAATACCATTCAAAAACCAGCTGAGCGAGATACACGAGATATTTGGGCCATACGAGAGGAATTAGCAGAAGAAAAGAAAAGGCATTCCACATTATTAGCAGATATTCGCTCACTCAATGAGGTAGTGGGTCGCTATGAGCAATCTGAAAAAACTAATTTACAAGGTGTTTTAAATGAGACAGTAAATCGTTTAAAACAACAGGCAGGTCTTACGGATATAACAGGTCCTGGGGTGATACTTCGAGTGGAGCCAGCCCCAGAATTAGTAGCAATGGGGTATGAAATAAAAGAGATTTCTCCAGACTTACTGACCCAATTACTGAATGAATTATTTAAATATGATGCTGCTAGTGTTGCAATTGATGGAAATCGTATTGTTCATACCACAGCTATTAGGGACATCAATGGGAGAACAACGGTGAACAGTGTAGCACTGTCTTCGCCACCATTCGAAATTTATGTTGGGACAACGACATTTAAGGCAGCTCAAAAAATGTATAATTCCATTCAAGCTTCAACATTTATCGATTCATTTTATTTAGATAATTTTAATTTAGTGATAGAGGAGCCGACTGAATTGGTAACCATACCGGCATTCGATCAGCCATTGACGAATGATTATTTAACAGAGGTCAAAAAAGGAGAATAA
- the ftsA gene encoding cell division protein FtsA — MNQQELYISLDIGSSSIKVLIGEMSDGQLHVIGVGNVKSNGVRKGAIVDIDATVQSIRKAVEQAERMTGYQIDEVVLGVPANQTMLQLVKGVVAVNSENREITDDDLDRVVESAQVMSIPPERELVNIIPRQFIVDNLDEIKDPRGMIGIRLEMDATMITTSKTLLHNVLRCVEKAGLSIREIYLQPLAAGFFALTEDEKNQGTAFIELGGGSTTIAVFEEGLLTHTGVIPVGGDHITKDISIVLKTPTDQAEQIKHQFGHAFYDDASDDELFEVPVVGTDSRDQYSQRYISEIIGARLEELFELVIDELARLGVRDLPGGVVLTGGVAKLDGIAQLARQILQTRVRIYTPDYIGVREPSFTTAVGLIRYAYLEDDFYGKGTNTQPIEYAVVGAQAPASKKQEYAAPSESKGSVIGRAKKLFDKFFD, encoded by the coding sequence TTGAATCAGCAGGAATTGTATATATCACTCGATATAGGATCTTCCTCTATCAAAGTATTAATAGGTGAAATGAGCGACGGACAATTACATGTAATTGGGGTCGGTAATGTAAAATCGAATGGTGTTCGAAAAGGTGCGATTGTTGATATTGATGCAACAGTTCAGTCTATTCGGAAAGCAGTAGAACAAGCAGAGCGGATGACTGGTTATCAAATCGATGAAGTCGTTTTAGGCGTTCCAGCGAACCAGACGATGTTACAACTAGTTAAAGGTGTTGTCGCTGTAAATAGTGAAAATAGAGAAATTACAGATGATGATTTAGACAGAGTGGTAGAATCTGCACAAGTCATGTCAATACCTCCTGAACGTGAATTAGTCAACATCATTCCTAGACAGTTTATAGTAGATAATTTAGATGAAATTAAAGATCCACGAGGTATGATAGGTATTCGTCTCGAAATGGACGCGACAATGATTACGACCTCTAAAACGTTGTTACACAATGTACTTCGTTGCGTAGAGAAAGCAGGATTAAGCATTAGAGAAATATATTTACAACCACTGGCTGCTGGTTTTTTTGCATTAACGGAAGATGAGAAAAACCAAGGAACAGCATTTATTGAATTGGGTGGTGGCTCAACGACTATTGCAGTATTTGAAGAAGGGCTACTGACACACACTGGTGTTATTCCAGTAGGTGGTGACCATATTACAAAAGACATTTCAATTGTTTTAAAAACACCGACAGATCAAGCGGAGCAAATAAAACACCAATTTGGACATGCCTTTTACGATGATGCTTCAGACGATGAACTGTTTGAAGTGCCAGTTGTAGGTACAGATTCTAGGGATCAGTACAGCCAACGCTATATTTCTGAAATTATTGGTGCAAGATTAGAAGAATTATTTGAACTAGTAATTGATGAGTTAGCACGTTTAGGCGTTCGCGATTTGCCAGGCGGTGTTGTTTTAACAGGTGGTGTTGCAAAGCTAGATGGTATTGCTCAATTAGCACGCCAAATACTGCAAACGCGTGTTAGAATATATACTCCAGATTATATTGGCGTTAGAGAGCCTTCATTTACGACGGCAGTTGGACTGATTCGTTACGCCTATTTAGAAGATGATTTTTACGGAAAAGGTACGAATACGCAGCCTATTGAATATGCGGTTGTTGGTGCACAAGCGCCTGCATCTAAAAAGCAAGAATATGCTGCACCTTCAGAATCAAAAGGAAGCGTAATCGGTAGAGCAAAAAAATTATTTGATAAATTTTTTGATTAA
- the sigE gene encoding RNA polymerase sporulation sigma factor SigE, with protein MLLRLLASLKKLWGKFRSRETYYIGGNDSLPVPLSREEEVTVIASFMNGDLRARDTLIERNLRLVVYIARRFDNTGTPIEDLISIGSIGLIKAIETFNTDKNIKLATYASRCIENEILMHLRKTSRMKGEVSLDEPLNSDADGNELLLSDILGTEEHIILDNVEKKIERQHMFHAINLLGARERYIMECRFGLNGKIEMTQKEVADHLGISQSYISRLEKKIIQDLRENLNQPIS; from the coding sequence TTGCTTCTTAGGCTACTTGCTAGCTTGAAAAAATTATGGGGTAAGTTTCGGAGTCGTGAAACGTACTATATAGGGGGAAATGATTCATTGCCAGTGCCACTAAGTCGAGAAGAAGAAGTCACAGTCATTGCATCCTTTATGAACGGAGATTTACGAGCTAGAGATACACTTATTGAACGTAATTTACGTCTTGTTGTTTATATTGCTAGACGTTTTGATAATACGGGTACGCCGATTGAAGATTTAATTAGTATTGGTTCGATTGGCTTAATAAAGGCGATTGAAACGTTCAATACAGATAAAAATATTAAACTTGCAACGTACGCATCACGTTGTATTGAAAATGAAATTTTGATGCATTTACGTAAAACGAGTCGCATGAAGGGTGAAGTTTCACTAGATGAGCCACTAAATTCTGATGCTGACGGAAATGAATTATTATTGTCTGATATTTTAGGCACAGAGGAACATATTATTTTAGATAATGTTGAAAAGAAAATTGAACGACAACATATGTTCCATGCCATTAATTTATTAGGTGCACGTGAAAGATATATTATGGAATGTCGTTTCGGTTTAAACGGAAAAATTGAAATGACACAAAAAGAAGTAGCCGATCATTTAGGTATTTCGCAATCATATATTTCTAGGCTAGAAAAGAAAATTATTCAAGATTTACGAGAAAATTTAAATCAGCCAATATCTTAG
- a CDS encoding sigma-E processing peptidase SpoIIGA, with protein MYGEWLVLINTLYNLAILTFTAKVTGVFVKNTRLLMSSIISSLIAVIGDQTLLTIVLSFIVLIGLAFRFKLRSFQKQGPIVLTATIVIGGLLTALQPYLKNLSVMHFIVLCLLLAVGNLIIFYKQWGFVKLERVSGQFVFQTTLKVFDKEIPLSAFVDTGNQCIEPLSGKPVHFVSYAALRPYLPATIREALMQWRETDPYDVSMFSVDYQRLIRFIHVNTVQQQTVVLGFRFDEWHIKGESSQVKTNEYIVLTKKAKNFPHSTAAILHFSALSNNS; from the coding sequence ATGTATGGAGAATGGCTGGTGCTCATTAATACGCTTTATAATCTAGCAATACTGACGTTTACAGCAAAAGTTACAGGCGTTTTTGTAAAGAATACGAGATTATTAATGAGTTCAATAATTAGTAGTTTAATAGCTGTAATTGGTGATCAAACGCTGCTTACGATTGTGCTAAGTTTCATTGTACTAATCGGTCTAGCCTTTCGCTTTAAGCTTCGAAGCTTTCAAAAGCAAGGGCCGATTGTCCTGACAGCTACCATCGTTATCGGCGGACTGTTAACAGCATTACAACCGTATTTAAAGAATCTTTCTGTCATGCATTTTATTGTACTTTGCTTATTGCTCGCAGTTGGTAATTTAATCATTTTTTATAAGCAATGGGGCTTTGTTAAGCTGGAGCGAGTAAGTGGACAATTTGTATTTCAAACAACCTTGAAGGTTTTTGACAAAGAAATTCCACTTTCGGCATTTGTAGATACAGGCAATCAATGTATCGAGCCGTTATCGGGAAAACCTGTCCATTTTGTTTCATATGCAGCGCTACGGCCTTATTTACCAGCGACAATTCGTGAAGCATTAATGCAATGGCGAGAAACAGATCCTTACGATGTATCAATGTTTTCAGTAGATTATCAGCGTCTTATTCGATTTATTCATGTTAATACTGTACAGCAACAAACAGTAGTTTTAGGTTTTCGCTTTGATGAATGGCATATAAAAGGCGAGTCATCACAAGTGAAAACAAATGAATATATCGTGTTAACGAAAAAAGCTAAAAATTTTCCACATAGCACAGCAGCAATTTTACATTTTTCAGCGCTTTCAAATAACTCATAG